CTGAGGAGATTAGTGGAATAGTGCTAATTGTCGAGTACCTACCCGAAGACGATGAAAGCACCTCGGAAATGAGCACcgaaagcatcgatgaaaggggagacACTGCAAAAGAAAGTAACAATAAAAGGGGAGCGTCTACCGTTGAATATATgctaagtcaggtaagtaagctcCCTCCAAACTAATTATTTAAAATTGTGCAAATGTTAAGTAAATCATTATATAAAAAAAGAACAAAGTATATAAAGTCAAAGAAagaacatgcatatttaaaagaagaatttgaaaaattaatagataaaaatataaaattaaaagataaaattaaatgttacaAAAGGATTCATGCTCAAATTTTCTACGTGCTAatgatagaaattttaaatatgatcgagaacttaattggtattttagatttcataaGGGTCAAGTTAGAAGGATATCACAAAAATATATTCtaaagaaatttttgattaactcagttggaaggaatctatattgggttccaaaaacattCTTAGATTAAATTGTTATATCTTAAAGTTAGACCTAGGGATTtcataaagaaaattaaatgttttaattttttaaaaagctttgtctagaagtagttgttgtttcaataactaagaaggtctagtgtttcgccacaacctagaagccaattactgaaataaatatttaattaactaattgctaagtatttagttattataaaaatgctttcaaataaatttcaaaatgttttttgttttttttttctgtgaAAAATTATCATATTTCTAGAAATGATTTTTTTGTGAAAAATTTTATATTTGCTCAACCCTTAGTaaaattttttttcccaaaattcGTTATAAGACTCTAgatgtttcaaaaaaaaatttaatagtgTTTTCCCTCATACTTTGCTTCAGATCTTTTTATTTTAAAGTACCTCATTTTTAATGTAATCAATGGGGGAGAAGTGatgattaagtctaggggagggtaTCATTAATTTTTGCCattgatttttataatttttacacaTTATTACTTGCAAAtatttactttattattattggtttatgttttttccctaacttaatttatgcacatcaaaaaggggagattgttagtaccccaaggtagttttgatgtgatcaaccaaatcaggttagatcctgttggtatttaattcctgtgtctaagtgtgaaggaacttaggagtacaggaagtcgagccaaaaatgcagctagtgagaagaacgacacaggagagagccgacgggctcggtgtgtctgaggtatgaggtgctgcggaagagtacgcgggcggacgagaaggaggtgctcgacgtttccgagggataagaagtcgaaccagaaggttgctcgagaaggtcggaaactGAGTTTGAGTGAGCACTATTCCAGATGCCCGAAATCACTTAAGTAAGCGGAGTTGGAACGGAAGACCCAGACCCAAACGATCAAAACTGGAGTTGAAGTCCCGGACCAAAAAATTCAACTggtgttgactttcttggtccgagcgcccagacttgGTCCAGGCCCCCGGACCACCAGGGACAGCCAGGGTGCCCTCAGTACGCGCCCTGGCCGGTCCCTGGGTCAAcccggtccgggcgcccggaatagctTCGGGCCCTCGGACCAGAAATTTTATCAAAACGACAAATGTCATGAACCGTTGCGACATATATAAAAGTCTATCCACGTCCAAGCtcctagaacccttccaagcatCCCGAttaagactataaatacaacacTGATCCCAAAAGATAAatagaacacttgtaatcaattctctttctgtttagctttgtaattgagtgctttgaatgttgtaagaagcttctccgcctgaaggagacattAGTTAGATTtctattttccttggattaacaacctccccggttgtaaccaaataaaatttTTGAGCCTCTTATTTCTTTGATTAATTTTCTTTTGTACAAATGTTTATGTTAATATAGTTGTAaagtttaagaaaattttatttttattatgtagaCTATTCATTCCTATCTAATCGGTTATCAAATGACCAACATTAAGTACCAAAACCATGtacaaagtttaaattttaagataaCGGGAAAGTACTCTATTTTATGCACTAAGATGTCTAACTCCTCTGCCTTAAAATTATTCATGGTTTGGccccaaaaaaaaaacaaataaaacattGAAGTAATTATTTGTATAATTAAAAGCCTTCATCACATATAATGTGGCTGTAGTTTAGTGGTTAGAATTCCACGTTGTGGCCGTGGAGACCTGGGCTCGAATCCCAGCAGCCACAGTGTTTTTGATATTTAATAATTTCTTTTTCATCTGTTTTTCACGGCTTTTTCAGCGCGCAAAGATTCGACATCTTCCTACATTTTAAAGCATGAATCTTAAATAACGATCTGCCGTGCGGTTCAATTGActaaatttataaaaactttattaaaaaattattattattattattattattattacatgCTCATCTGATTTATTGTTTAAATAATTCTATTGCCTCTCCTAAATCTGCAGCGCCAATCCTGCCGGCGAACCACGAGGCGTCGCCCGGCACAGCGGGCAGCTCGCGTGCACCCGTAGCCACTCGTCGACGCACTCCACGTGGAACCCATGTCCGCAGCCCGGCAACGCCTTCACCTTCTCCCCGGCCGGCACCCCGCTCAGGCAAATCGAGCACTGGGCCGCCTCCTCCCCGGCCAGCGACAACCGCACCGGGAAGCTATTTATGGTCCGTTCATCGAGTCCGGTGGCAGCCGCAGCAGGAAGTGCGTTCACCGGGTGCGTTCCGGCGCCGCGGCGGAGGCAGATCCAGCGGAGGTAGAGGCAGAGGAGGACGGAGAAGACGAGTAAGGGGAGGGAGATGAAGAGGAGGAGGCGGAGTGTGGTTCCAGGGACGTGGAAGTTTCCGTCATCGAGGCCGTCGTAGCGGAGTGCCGCCATCGTCGTTCCTTTAATTGGACTCCACGGCAGGGACGAAGTGGTGCGACTGCTTTTGGGGCCATGCCCAGCCCCCACTCTTCATTGATTTATTATGCAGAAGATGTGGACAAGACTGGTAAAGTGGTGCCACACACGAAAAGTGACCGCTTTTAGTTCAAATCATTTCGCATGAATTTGTTAAAATTCGATTAAATGCATGGCCGAGAGTTATGTGTCAAGAAGGTTTGCACATACAAGAAAATGGAGAAGCGCATTTAGTAGTGATAATGACAAACGATAACGATAATGAAGAAGATAAGGATGTTGATGACAGCCGAAGGGACAACTTTTGGCTTAAATTAAGAAGGCTTTGCAAAGGAGGAAGAGATAATGCGTCCAATGATGATGGTGACGCAGAAAGCGACAAACCCTTCAACCTTAACCTTAGGCCTCCCAAGTTCATCTAAATGTTTATGCAAATAACCGCAGAGAATAGATTATAGATCGATCCAACAAACAAATCTTATATCTGTTCCTTTTTGAGAAATTTACAATCCGGGCTCGTGGAGGCGCGCGGCCGATGTCTTCCGCGCCGCTGAGTCACTGGCCAGCTAGGAAGATCCGGCGAAGGGCTTTGGATGCAGCGGACCGCGTGGCAGTCCAGTCCGACGATGCGGAGGGAAGTGAAAGAAATATCTGAGGAATTAAACTGACTTTACAGATCCAAATGGAATCGACTGTATATATATCATGAAGATGCATCGACGACAGTTCAAATAGCTCGTCCATCACATTATAAGCAGTACAATAGATTTTAATACAAATTGCTTAATATTGATAATTAGGATACTCTTGAGTCTGATTTCTTAGcctaaattaatattatatatcctGTTTTTATAAATATTCAATGAAATCTATAGGTTTTGTTTAGATTAGATATTAATAAGTGTGTTCACACATCTCCCTTTATGCCTCTCCATGGAAGGCATGTTGCAGTTCTAAGTGTACCTGAAAGCAATGAGAGGAATCCCGTCTGTCTTCCTAGTAACAGACGTTCTTATCTGGTTCATCGACTTCAATTGAATTCGTCAAAACTACTTTAAACATTGAGAAAAGAAGAATATTCCAAACAAATTGTGTTGGAAGTGAAATCTTAGAGGAATATCAAGTTATCAACTGATATCTAGctatttcagaaaaaaaaatataaatatataataattaaaacGTCGAATTTATTACCGACACATGTCGCtcaaaatcaataatagacaagGACAGCCTATTGATGTATGATGTCGGACTTCAAGTATTTGAAGTCGACGAATTGGTCTATCTAATGACGTTTCGTGCCATATTAGCTCTCTTGGTTTACctcctaatttgaatttgaattttaaaaaaactaaaacatGTTCTTCGAGTAGGGTAGCTGTGTATTTGTCTATTTCTGAAAACGTGGATCAAAAAGACaacattttctttaatatatcttAAGAACAGATTTTCAGAAGAATAATTCAGATAAGTACATACCGATGGATAAACAATAAATAGGGAGGATATGGAATGCGAACTCTCTCACATGCATAATTGACTCTTAATTCGTATTGTCAATTAACAAGATATTGATTTCAATGATATCATCATTAAGATTTAAATGACTCTCATTCTATTGCTTCTTGGCAGAGATATCCATTTCTTGGTTCTTAGAACCTGATATGATTTTTTTATAAACGAAATGTAAAATTAATCTCTTAAAATTTTAGACAACAAAAAGGAGAAATTATTGTAGGGCATATATTCAACTCTAGGCGCCTCTTTCATCCTCCTCATGCTAAGATATGACTTATATAGCAAATAAGGTAGGGCCTTTAAGTTCAAAGTCGAAGTCCAGAAAATTGACTAAGGTGATATTCAAAGTCAAAAaagaattaatactcagggttaGCACGATCGTACAGCTTGACCAAATAGTCTAGCCGATCGGACCTTTTGTCCTATCGGATCCCGAGTCCTCCTAGCTTAATGGAATCTCGAGTTGTTCTAGTTCAATTCAGAATCAAGTAGTGCGGTCGTATGGGTTGGCCAAATAGTCCAGTCGGTCGAACCTTTTGTGATTGGATCCCGAATTCTCCCGACTCAATGAAATTCCGAGCCGAGTCCTCTCAACTCGACAGGAGTCCTTGTCTACGCGAATGCTGAGTTCTCAGAGAGGCCGAGTCCTCAAGAAAATCTCGTCCTTAGAGAGACTGAGTTTTTGAGATGGTCAATATTTCTTAGCCGCTTTGACACCATTCAAGAGCGATGTTCGATGGGATCCGACCGTCTTATCCTCAAAGCGTATTAATGGTCTATCAGCACGACAACCTAATATTCATTTTTAATGTTTTATATAATTGTTATCAAAGAATTAAAAGAATATTCCCTGTGTAATTTGTATGATGGAAGCTTCTACCCTGTAAAGCATAGAAATGATAGACCTATTATGAGGAAGGTTATCAGAATGTCAAGTTAGTCGATCCTATTTTAAAAATGCATTGATATTCGTACAGAGAAAGAACAATAATACATAAGGGGTTTCCACTCATAGTTGTAGGTACGCTTTATTATCAGAGTTCACTATTCGTCACCATCattcttcatccttttcttcaGTTTTCTGTCTGATTTAAACGTCGAAGTGTCTACACCGGGATCTCTTCCTGACCCGATTACTGACGCTtctctcttttaatttttctctttGATATACAAGATTGAGAGTGGCTCTAGGTTCCTCCTACTTGAAGCCTTCTCACAGTCAATCTCGACGTCACCTAGCTGTCTAACTTAGCAGGATCAGAGACAAACATGGATGCAAAATTGTAAATGACTTGTCTGAACTATTTTAGGATTCCCCATGTGAATTTTATCCTCCTATTGAATTCAATGTCCATAAGGGAATATAATATCCGCTCGTGCTGACTAATTTTCTATACAAAACACTTTTCCCCGAGGGTAATTAGGATTTGGTCTGAACTGATTGCCCCATTTTTCTTCCCTTAATTTTCAGCTATTTGTCTTGTGTTGTGTGATTGATTGCCTAGTTCACAAAGTAAATATCGCACAAAAGCCTTCAGAATCAGAGCATCGGAGTTGAAGCctatctttttttattttaaaatcttattattattattattattattatctgtgGTGAACATTAATGTTGGTGATCCAATGGACATCAAGTACAGCAGTCTTGCAGTGAACTCGTACCTCAAAGTCCTCATCCTCTAAAATTTGGTTCcgtcaaagaaaaaaaatggagcGAATCCTCCGATTTGACCACACGGCGGCCCCACCACCACGTGAATTCTTAGTCCTCGGTCCTCACCTCTCAGTTTTAGTCCCTTTCGAGCTTTTACtaagattaagaaaaaaaaaatcactttcaCAGTTTCACCCAGGGGAAGTTTAATAAATATGTCCATTATGGGGCATTTTATTTTATCCTTTCCCGTTAATTACTTAACTAGAAGTTTAGTTAGCAGTTAGCAGCTGTTTCTTGAGACCAACTAAGTGGATGGATACGTAAGTAAAATTAGGATGATACATGGAACAGAGTTGATGATGAGCTGATGTAAAATTAGATAAATTTCAAGGGGCAAAGTAAAATTTGATGTATTGGAATTGTCTTGCCACAATGCCACTGGCCACCACCGATTACTTTACTGCTGCTTTCATTCTCTAGCTAGTGTAGTAGCTAGTACTCAGTATCGCTCGGTGCATGGATCCCATCTCGCCGGGCTCCGACCCGGTCCTCTCGCCGGAGACACAGCCCTCCTCCCCGACCCCGGCCACCGACCCCTACCTCCCTCCCCCCTCGCTGCCGAGCCGGTACGAGTCGCAGAAGAGACGCGACTGGCACACCTTCCTGCAGTACCTGCGGAACCAGAGGCCGCCGCTCCCCCTCGCCGCCTGCGGCGGCGCACACGTCATCGAGTTCCTGCGCTACCTTGACCAGTTCGGGAAGACCAAAGTCCACGTGGCCGGCTGCGCCTTCTTTGGCCGCGCGGGCCCACCGGCCCCCTGCGCGTGCCCGCTCCGCCAGGCCTGGGGCTCCCTCGATGCCCTTATCGGCCGCCTCCGCGCCGCCTTCGAGGAGAGCGGCGGCCGGCCCGAGGCCAACCCCTTCGCAGCCAGCGCCGTTCGCGTGTACCTGCGGGAAGTCCGCGAGAGCCAAGCCAAGGCACGGGGGATCACctacgagaagaagaagagaaagcggACGGCGGAAGAGACCGGAGCCGAGGCTTCGActgcctcttcctcctcctcgctGTCGTCCGCCATGGCCATCAGTACTGGCGCCGCGGAGGGATGCTCCGTTGATGTTCCGTCCGGTGGGTCATCTTAGTTAATCGATCTACTTAAATTGATTTTCCCCAATCCATCGTTGAAGTAGTACTAGTATTAATCTATTGTTGTTTCtttccttctttgttttttttttctttctgttttaaaatctttttcaaaaattttgtcacttCAATTAGTTTTAATGATTTTCAGACATCATGAGTATGGTGGACGATGCATAAAATAGGTATTATATTTCcgagttttgtttctttgtttctTGATGTAGCAATTAACTCCCTCTTTGAATTGCTTCCTTCTCATTTTCCCAAAATGAAGTCTGTGTTGTATGTCTTTAATTTTGATTAGATCAAGAATTCAAGATGAAAGGGAGATAAAATAGATAATATATTTGATCATTCAGTGTGTTGGAAATTAAGTACACTTCAAATTATTATTATGTTAGATTTTCAGATGCATATATCTATATTAAACTAATATATCTCCCACTCTATTAAAACAAAATGCTATTTAATTATGAGAAAATCTATATTTAAACGTATATGGtgttcttgtatatatatataataccttattatctttagcaactCCATTAAGCACTGATtaatatatatatgaatttgCCCCTATCTTTGCATTGAAATATTATTATTACTTAAAAGTTAAATATTGAAGATAACTAAGATCCATTTAATGATTCTAATTAGATGAGAATAatacttattattaaattttttgagTGGGATTGCAGAATCACTGATGATTCTAAATTGACTGTAAAAATAAGCTATATGAGTGTAATCAAACCACATTATTTATGTATAAATTATAGTTAATTATTTGAAATAGGGCAAACTAGTCACCTAGTAAATAAAATGTAAATTAATGAAGTTTTTATCAACACATTAACT
This genomic stretch from Zingiber officinale cultivar Zhangliang chromosome 7A, Zo_v1.1, whole genome shotgun sequence harbors:
- the LOC122000995 gene encoding protein LIGHT-DEPENDENT SHORT HYPOCOTYLS 10-like, giving the protein MDPISPGSDPVLSPETQPSSPTPATDPYLPPPSLPSRYESQKRRDWHTFLQYLRNQRPPLPLAACGGAHVIEFLRYLDQFGKTKVHVAGCAFFGRAGPPAPCACPLRQAWGSLDALIGRLRAAFEESGGRPEANPFAASAVRVYLREVRESQAKARGITYEKKKRKRTAEETGAEASTASSSSSLSSAMAISTGAAEGCSVDVPSGGSS
- the LOC121999220 gene encoding RING-H2 finger protein ATL66-like, translated to MAALRYDGLDDGNFHVPGTTLRLLLFISLPLLVFSVLLCLYLRWICLRRGAGTHPVNALPAAAATGLDERTINSFPVRLSLAGEEAAQCSICLSGVPAGEKVKALPGCGHGFHVECVDEWLRVHASCPLCRATPRGSPAGLALQI